A window of the Myxococcales bacterium genome harbors these coding sequences:
- a CDS encoding electron transfer flavoprotein subunit alpha/FixB family protein — protein sequence MSNVLVIAELRGAEPKKITFEMLSAAKKIAAGLGGQVLAAAVGKGLAGLGAKLGAYGAAKVFLADGVEKYNTEGYANILAGLIKAENPGVVLLGATAMGKDLAPRLAVKVGGGLASDIVGYRMDGANFIAKRPVFAGKAFIEVAFPGAPAIATVRPNTIPVEEGGAAAGAEAAIAADLGAPKAQIVEIMAAASSRPDLTEAERIVSGGRGIKDRANFKILEELADVLGATVGASRAAVDAGYADQPMQVGQTGKVVNPSLYIACGISGAIQHLAGMRTSKVIVAINKDEEAPIFQIADYGIVGDLFEAVPILTQEVKKMLAS from the coding sequence ATGTCGAACGTACTGGTCATCGCGGAGCTCCGGGGAGCGGAGCCGAAAAAGATCACCTTTGAAATGCTCAGCGCCGCCAAGAAAATCGCCGCGGGCCTGGGCGGTCAGGTTCTGGCCGCAGCCGTGGGCAAGGGCCTGGCCGGCTTGGGCGCGAAATTGGGCGCTTACGGCGCCGCCAAGGTCTTCCTGGCCGACGGCGTCGAAAAATACAACACCGAAGGCTACGCCAACATTTTGGCCGGCCTGATCAAAGCGGAAAACCCGGGCGTGGTGCTGTTGGGCGCCACCGCGATGGGTAAAGACCTGGCCCCGCGCCTCGCCGTGAAAGTCGGCGGCGGCCTGGCCAGCGACATCGTCGGCTACCGGATGGACGGCGCCAACTTCATCGCCAAGCGGCCCGTCTTCGCCGGCAAGGCGTTCATCGAAGTCGCGTTCCCCGGCGCTCCGGCCATCGCCACCGTTCGCCCGAACACCATTCCAGTGGAAGAAGGCGGCGCGGCGGCCGGCGCGGAAGCCGCGATCGCGGCCGACCTGGGCGCCCCGAAGGCCCAGATCGTCGAAATCATGGCGGCGGCGAGCAGCCGCCCGGACCTCACCGAGGCCGAGCGCATCGTCTCCGGCGGCCGCGGCATCAAAGACCGCGCCAACTTCAAGATCCTCGAGGAACTGGCCGACGTCCTGGGCGCCACGGTGGGCGCGTCGCGCGCCGCGGTGGACGCGGGTTACGCCGATCAGCCGATGCAGGTCGGGCAGACCGGCAAGGTCGTCAACCCGAGCCTGTACATCGCCTGCGGCATTTCCGGCGCCATTCAGCACCTGGCCGGGATGCGCACCTCCAAGGTGATCGTGGCGATCAACAAAGACGAGGAAGCGCCGATCTTCCAGATCGCCGATTACGGCATCGTCGGCGACCTCTTCGAGGCCGTGCCGATTCTGACTCAAGAAGTCAAGAAGATGCTGGCCAGCTAA
- a CDS encoding 4Fe-4S dicluster domain-containing protein — protein sequence MPTEEIVKSGVERLPMWEMYPGFWAYTRWIIYAIAVVVVAVFVYGWWQRIQAYRLGRKAEGALDAKGARAGELLRYWIAQLKVIKETYQGTFHLLIFWGFVVLFIGTALTVLDEDFWRLLTGNKFIHGNFYVIFSFLLDLFGLLAIVGIVLAMFRRYVTKPKGLDNKSEDATLLLFILAILVTGFLTEGARIGVVMGAKGLNNVGYEASSFVGFGLGKLFGDSPALHKLFWTVHILISLAFVALIPYTKALHIFSTAGSIFTHSLKPKGKIIEPIPDMMERMEKGEEVELGYKRLENLTWREILQLDACTRCGRCQDQCPAYNTGKHLSPKEFIQATKNYWQAKWAAKRDAQVELSGKPAEGAAEAVPEGGKFLLKVEAAMNGEEPAVVGYVDSKVLWDCTNCMACMNACPVMIEHVPLITAMRRELAMEFDDSEAACKTFFKNMDTNCNPWGMNPGDRAKWAAEDGLPTVFDNPEYEYLFFIGCMGAFDAKAIKANRAFAKILKEAGVNFAILGEMEFCCGDSMRRLGNEASFQAIIAMFKSTCTDAGLDPTFKGKKVVTLCPHGYNCLKHEYPDFGFEWQVFHYTELLNQLVKSGKIKLKGGNGKTAVYHDSCFLSRYNDLTAEPRELLAAAGYRVMEPERRELKTFCCGAGGGRVWLEEHIDEANGIYRINNVRADEVVGVGAQNIVTACPFCGMMFDEACKRSSLEKAMESQRLVDLAELLAENMVVKEPKAE from the coding sequence ATGCCAACCGAAGAAATCGTGAAAAGCGGCGTCGAACGCCTGCCCATGTGGGAAATGTACCCCGGGTTCTGGGCGTACACGCGGTGGATCATTTACGCCATCGCCGTGGTCGTGGTTGCCGTGTTCGTTTATGGCTGGTGGCAACGCATCCAGGCCTACCGCCTCGGGCGGAAGGCGGAAGGGGCACTCGACGCCAAGGGCGCCCGCGCCGGCGAACTGCTGCGCTACTGGATCGCCCAACTCAAAGTCATCAAGGAAACCTATCAGGGGACTTTCCACCTGTTGATTTTCTGGGGCTTCGTCGTGCTGTTCATCGGGACCGCGCTGACGGTGCTCGATGAAGACTTCTGGCGGCTGCTGACCGGCAACAAGTTCATCCACGGCAATTTCTACGTCATTTTCAGCTTCCTGCTGGATTTGTTCGGCCTGCTGGCGATCGTCGGCATCGTCCTGGCCATGTTCCGCCGTTACGTGACCAAGCCCAAGGGCCTGGACAACAAATCCGAGGACGCGACGCTGCTGTTGTTCATCCTGGCGATTCTCGTCACCGGCTTCCTGACCGAGGGCGCGCGCATCGGCGTGGTGATGGGCGCCAAGGGCCTGAACAACGTCGGCTACGAGGCCTCGAGTTTCGTCGGCTTCGGGCTCGGCAAGCTATTCGGCGACAGCCCGGCCCTGCACAAGCTGTTCTGGACCGTGCACATTCTGATCTCGCTGGCCTTCGTCGCGCTGATTCCCTACACCAAGGCATTGCACATCTTCTCGACCGCGGGCAGCATTTTCACCCACAGCCTGAAGCCCAAGGGCAAGATCATCGAACCGATCCCCGACATGATGGAGCGGATGGAAAAGGGCGAGGAAGTCGAACTGGGCTACAAGCGCCTCGAAAACCTCACCTGGCGTGAAATCCTGCAGCTCGACGCCTGCACCCGATGCGGCCGCTGCCAGGACCAGTGCCCGGCCTACAACACCGGCAAGCACCTCTCGCCGAAGGAATTCATCCAGGCCACCAAGAATTATTGGCAGGCCAAGTGGGCCGCCAAGCGCGACGCGCAGGTGGAACTGTCCGGCAAGCCCGCCGAGGGCGCCGCGGAAGCCGTGCCCGAGGGCGGGAAGTTCCTGCTGAAGGTCGAGGCGGCGATGAACGGCGAGGAGCCGGCGGTTGTCGGTTACGTCGATTCGAAGGTCCTGTGGGATTGCACCAACTGCATGGCCTGCATGAACGCCTGCCCGGTGATGATCGAGCACGTGCCCCTCATCACCGCCATGCGGCGCGAGCTGGCCATGGAGTTCGACGACTCCGAGGCCGCCTGCAAAACCTTCTTCAAGAACATGGACACCAACTGCAACCCGTGGGGCATGAACCCGGGCGACCGCGCCAAGTGGGCGGCGGAAGACGGCCTGCCCACGGTGTTCGACAACCCCGAATACGAATACCTGTTCTTCATCGGCTGCATGGGCGCGTTCGACGCCAAGGCGATCAAGGCCAACCGGGCCTTCGCGAAAATCCTGAAGGAAGCCGGCGTCAACTTCGCCATCCTCGGCGAAATGGAATTCTGCTGCGGCGACAGCATGCGCCGGCTCGGCAACGAAGCGTCCTTCCAGGCGATCATCGCCATGTTCAAGTCGACCTGCACCGACGCGGGCCTCGATCCGACGTTCAAGGGCAAGAAGGTCGTCACCCTCTGCCCGCACGGCTACAACTGCCTGAAGCACGAGTATCCCGACTTCGGTTTCGAGTGGCAGGTCTTCCACTACACCGAACTGCTGAACCAACTCGTGAAGAGCGGCAAGATCAAGCTGAAGGGCGGCAACGGCAAGACGGCGGTCTACCACGACTCGTGCTTCCTGTCGCGCTACAACGACCTCACGGCCGAGCCGCGCGAGCTGCTGGCCGCCGCGGGCTACCGCGTGATGGAACCCGAGCGCCGCGAGCTCAAGACGTTCTGCTGCGGCGCGGGCGGCGGTCGCGTGTGGCTCGAGGAGCACATCGACGAAGCCAACGGCATCTACCGCATCAACAACGTCCGGGCCGACGAGGTCGTCGGCGTGGGCGCGCAGAACATCGTCACCGCGTGCCCGTTCTGCGGCATGATGTTCGACGAAGCCTGCAAGCGGTCGTCGCTGGAAAAAGCGATGGAATCGCAGCGGCTGGTGGACCTGGCCGAATTGCTGGCCGAAAACATGGTGGTTAAGGAACCCAAGGCCGAATAG
- a CDS encoding ABC transporter permease — protein sequence MIRYIGRRLLLLLPTMLGVATLVFFFLHLIPGDPVEVMLGETAEQADKDALRDSLGLNEPLPAQYGHFLAGLARGEVGQSFFYRKPVAEVLLERLPATLELAVAALTVALLISIPIGVVAAVKQYGAFDNLSMLVAMFGVSMPNFWLGPLLIWLFSLHAGWLPVGGREGLVSLVLPAVTLGAGMAAILSRMTRASVLEVLSEDFVRTARAKGLPPRTVLFKHVLRNALIPVVTVVGLQFGALLSGAVITENVFSWPGLGTLFIEAIQSRDYPLVQGCVLYISFGYVLINLLVDLLYAAIDPRIRYGNS from the coding sequence ATGATCCGCTACATCGGCCGCCGCCTGTTGCTGCTTTTACCCACGATGCTGGGCGTCGCGACCCTGGTGTTCTTCTTCCTCCATTTGATCCCGGGCGATCCGGTGGAGGTGATGCTCGGCGAGACGGCCGAGCAGGCCGACAAGGACGCGCTACGCGACAGCCTGGGCCTGAACGAGCCGCTACCGGCGCAGTACGGGCATTTTCTGGCGGGGCTGGCGCGAGGCGAGGTCGGCCAGAGCTTTTTTTACCGCAAACCGGTCGCCGAGGTGCTGCTGGAGCGCCTGCCGGCCACGCTGGAGCTGGCGGTCGCCGCGCTGACGGTCGCGCTGCTCATTTCCATTCCGATCGGCGTGGTGGCGGCCGTCAAGCAATACGGCGCGTTCGACAACCTCAGCATGCTGGTGGCGATGTTTGGCGTTTCGATGCCCAACTTCTGGCTGGGGCCGCTGCTCATCTGGCTCTTTTCGCTGCACGCCGGCTGGCTGCCGGTCGGCGGCCGCGAGGGGCTGGTCAGCCTGGTGCTGCCGGCGGTGACGCTGGGCGCGGGCATGGCGGCGATTCTGTCGCGGATGACGCGGGCCAGCGTGTTGGAGGTGTTGTCGGAGGATTTCGTGCGGACGGCGCGCGCCAAGGGTCTGCCGCCGCGCACGGTGTTGTTTAAGCACGTGCTGCGCAATGCGCTGATCCCGGTGGTGACGGTGGTGGGCCTGCAGTTCGGCGCGCTGCTGTCGGGCGCGGTCATCACCGAAAACGTGTTTTCCTGGCCGGGGCTGGGCACCCTGTTCATCGAGGCGATCCAGAGCCGCGATTATCCGCTGGTACAGGGCTGCGTGCTGTACATCAGCTTCGGCTACGTGCTGATCAACCTGCTGGTCGATCTGCTCTACGCGGCGATCGACCCGCGCATCCGGTACGGCAACTCATGA
- a CDS encoding ABC transporter permease encodes MKSPAAAIGLVLVALLATAAVFGGALAPHDPEALDLPGALAGPSRAHWFGQDELGRDLASRLLVGARASALVGLVVISISLTVGTLIGLLAGYLGGAVDQLVMRLVDILLAFPGILLAIAVTGILGPSLGNVIFALSILGWTGFARLVRGQVLSLREREFVLAARGYGASTTRILWRHILPNVLPPVLVQATFGMAGVILGEASLSFLGLGPQNIPTWGAMLAGGVDYLLFAPYLSIVPGLAIMLTVLSFNFLGDALRDRLDPKAQPWL; translated from the coding sequence ATGAAGTCGCCGGCCGCCGCGATCGGGTTGGTGCTGGTCGCGCTGTTGGCGACGGCCGCGGTTTTCGGCGGCGCGCTGGCCCCGCACGACCCCGAGGCCCTCGACCTGCCGGGCGCGCTGGCCGGACCGAGCCGCGCGCACTGGTTCGGCCAGGACGAACTGGGCCGCGATTTGGCCTCGCGCCTGCTGGTGGGGGCGCGCGCCAGCGCCCTGGTCGGCCTCGTGGTGATTTCCATCTCGCTGACGGTGGGCACCCTGATCGGCCTGCTGGCCGGCTACCTGGGCGGGGCGGTCGATCAACTCGTCATGCGGCTGGTCGACATCCTGCTGGCCTTTCCCGGCATCCTGCTGGCCATCGCCGTCACCGGCATCCTCGGGCCCTCGCTGGGCAACGTCATCTTCGCGCTGTCGATCCTGGGCTGGACCGGCTTCGCGCGGCTGGTGCGCGGCCAGGTGCTGTCGCTGCGCGAGCGCGAGTTCGTGCTGGCGGCGCGCGGCTACGGCGCCTCGACGACGCGCATTCTCTGGCGGCACATTTTGCCCAACGTGTTGCCGCCGGTGCTCGTCCAGGCGACATTCGGCATGGCCGGGGTGATCCTGGGCGAGGCCAGCCTGTCTTTCCTGGGGCTGGGCCCGCAGAACATCCCGACCTGGGGAGCCATGCTGGCGGGCGGCGTCGACTATCTGTTGTTCGCGCCGTACTTGTCGATCGTGCCGGGACTGGCCATTATGCTGACGGTGCTGTCGTTCAATTTTCTCGGCGACGCGTTGCGCGACCGGCTCGATCCGAAGGCGCAACCCTGGCTGTAG
- a CDS encoding radical SAM protein codes for MSIVFGPVPSRRLGYSLGIDLLPPDHKLCTLDCIYCQVGCTYAKSLKRGLPVPTAEVNRAIDENLPKNGIDVVSFSGSGEPTLHRDLGQFIDRVKNRCRTPVVVITNATLIDRPDVRHDLAKADIVVPSLDAATQTMFEKLDRPHAGLRVDRIIDGLEEFRREYPGKIFLEIMLVKGYNDDPAELMALRRAMDRLRPDKIHLNTVVRPPAEEYAQALSPAELERIAQMFGPAASVAGPPPTANRSPDDDDLETRVLEMIRRRSVTLEDITKSLGLHKIVATKIVEKLIAEKNIKRVVHGGVIYFREFY; via the coding sequence TTGAGCATCGTTTTCGGCCCCGTTCCCAGCCGCCGGTTAGGTTACAGCCTGGGCATCGATTTGCTGCCGCCCGATCACAAGCTATGCACCCTGGATTGCATCTATTGCCAGGTCGGTTGCACCTATGCCAAATCGCTCAAGCGCGGGTTGCCGGTGCCGACCGCCGAGGTGAACCGGGCCATCGACGAAAACCTGCCCAAAAACGGCATCGACGTCGTTTCGTTTTCCGGCTCCGGCGAGCCGACACTGCACCGCGATCTCGGCCAGTTCATCGACCGCGTCAAAAACCGCTGCCGGACCCCGGTCGTGGTGATCACCAACGCGACGTTGATCGACCGGCCCGATGTGCGCCACGATCTGGCCAAGGCCGACATCGTCGTGCCGAGCCTCGACGCCGCCACGCAGACGATGTTCGAAAAACTCGACCGCCCGCACGCCGGCCTGCGGGTCGACCGGATCATCGACGGCCTCGAGGAATTCCGCCGCGAATACCCGGGCAAGATCTTTCTCGAAATCATGCTGGTCAAGGGTTACAACGACGACCCGGCCGAACTGATGGCCCTGCGGCGGGCGATGGATCGCCTGCGTCCCGATAAAATCCATTTGAACACCGTGGTGCGCCCGCCGGCGGAGGAATACGCGCAGGCTCTGAGTCCGGCGGAACTGGAGCGCATCGCGCAGATGTTCGGCCCGGCGGCGTCGGTCGCCGGCCCGCCGCCGACCGCCAACCGCTCGCCGGACGACGACGATCTGGAGACGCGGGTGCTCGAGATGATCCGGCGCCGCAGCGTGACGTTGGAAGACATCACCAAGAGTCTGGGTTTGCATAAAATCGTGGCCACGAAAATCGTCGAAAAATTGATCGCGGAGAAAAACATCAAGCGAGTCGTGCACGGCGGCGTCATCTACTTTCGCGAATTCTACTAA
- a CDS encoding response regulator, which yields MATKKVLIIEFNAGDAALLETALQKPGYQTLLASTGAEGVRLVLDEFPDLVVLNLLMPDLQGTELIRRIRARDVKVPIVAINQLTAASPFLIRRMGANDQITKPIDAARLLEIVERLIGKADSGGGDDRAARVQQRKIQEEGIPAESTFKQMPFHLLLGRIFHLKTSGVLSVKDEFGEIEISFEQGLPVFVDSEGFARRLVRDDKIDGEVAREIRNRALQEGITEQEAVERMELLPPEQLRDAVRGFGYAILRDLCRPSGSRFSWLAHPVSGGEPLDPAVIIELAAKRHFSPEKITDSLEGKGRALKAMYLGDDPERLPDLAKRPMIQKAVEAAQRHRVLGDVLSMADNDQEKITWAVYALGILKVITFNPEEEWKSAARPPKVEPPKAEPPRPAPPTTATSARPAAPPTTATFARPAGPPTTATFARPTAPADSEADADKPEEEESAAGPLSDKRLLRLGRQLLKSKTYSKAQKCFEELLVRRGDDKIVLLNYAQATSRNRFMDSSERLFDSVDALRRTLEMDPNYLDARLELARIFNEAGEPDLAVSELEKAQEIDPANQDVQREMRNILRRVERVDGADPGN from the coding sequence ATGGCGACAAAGAAAGTGCTGATCATCGAGTTCAACGCCGGCGACGCGGCGCTTCTGGAAACGGCGCTGCAAAAGCCGGGCTACCAGACCCTGCTGGCGTCGACGGGCGCCGAAGGGGTGCGGCTGGTTCTCGACGAATTCCCCGATCTGGTCGTTTTGAACCTGCTGATGCCGGATTTGCAGGGAACCGAGCTGATCCGCCGCATCCGCGCCCGCGACGTCAAGGTGCCGATCGTCGCGATCAACCAGTTGACCGCCGCGAGCCCGTTCCTCATCCGCCGGATGGGCGCCAACGATCAAATCACCAAGCCGATCGACGCGGCGCGCCTGCTGGAAATCGTCGAACGGCTGATCGGCAAGGCCGATTCCGGCGGCGGTGACGACCGCGCGGCGCGCGTCCAGCAGCGGAAAATCCAGGAAGAAGGCATCCCGGCGGAAAGCACTTTCAAGCAAATGCCGTTTCATCTGTTGCTCGGCCGGATCTTCCACCTCAAGACCAGCGGCGTGCTCTCGGTGAAGGATGAGTTCGGCGAGATCGAAATTTCCTTCGAACAGGGTTTGCCCGTTTTCGTCGATTCGGAAGGCTTCGCCCGCCGGTTGGTGCGCGACGATAAAATCGACGGCGAGGTCGCCCGTGAAATCCGTAATCGCGCGCTGCAGGAAGGCATCACCGAACAAGAGGCGGTGGAACGGATGGAATTGCTGCCGCCCGAGCAATTGCGCGACGCCGTCCGCGGCTTCGGTTACGCCATTCTGCGCGACCTCTGCCGGCCCAGCGGTTCCCGGTTTTCCTGGCTGGCGCATCCGGTTTCCGGCGGCGAACCGCTCGACCCGGCTGTCATCATCGAACTGGCCGCCAAGCGGCATTTCTCGCCCGAAAAAATCACCGACTCGCTGGAAGGCAAGGGCCGCGCGCTCAAAGCCATGTACCTCGGCGACGATCCCGAACGACTGCCCGACCTGGCCAAGCGCCCGATGATCCAAAAAGCGGTGGAGGCGGCGCAACGGCACCGGGTGCTCGGCGATGTCCTGTCGATGGCCGACAACGACCAGGAAAAAATCACCTGGGCGGTATACGCGCTGGGCATCCTGAAAGTCATCACGTTCAATCCGGAAGAGGAATGGAAATCCGCGGCCCGACCGCCAAAGGTGGAACCGCCGAAAGCCGAACCGCCGCGTCCGGCCCCGCCAACGACCGCGACTTCCGCCCGACCGGCGGCCCCGCCGACGACCGCGACTTTCGCCCGGCCGGCGGGCCCGCCGACGACCGCGACTTTCGCCCGGCCGACGGCCCCGGCCGATTCCGAGGCCGATGCGGACAAGCCGGAAGAAGAGGAATCGGCGGCCGGCCCGCTTTCCGACAAGCGGTTGTTGCGGCTGGGCCGCCAGTTGCTCAAAAGCAAGACCTACAGCAAGGCGCAAAAATGCTTCGAGGAACTGCTCGTCCGGCGCGGCGACGATAAAATCGTGCTGCTCAACTACGCGCAGGCGACCTCGCGCAATCGGTTCATGGATTCGTCGGAGCGGCTGTTCGACAGCGTCGATGCCCTGCGCCGCACGCTCGAAATGGACCCGAATTACCTCGATGCCCGCCTCGAGCTGGCGCGGATTTTCAACGAGGCCGGCGAGCCCGATCTGGCGGTTTCCGAACTGGAAAAAGCGCAGGAAATCGATCCCGCCAACCAGGATGTCCAACGCGAGATGCGCAATATCCTGCGCCGCGTCGAGCGGGTGGACGGCGCCGACCCGGGGAACTGA
- a CDS encoding spermidine synthase: MYVGYTDIDSEETPLGLLTLRRYDAENGDVGYEIRLGGNFLMASHGAHSEQAMAPLAHERLQRPVESLAVLVGGLGAGHTLRAILALPGVTRVVVAEIGAKVVEWNRLYFREVTGGAVDDPRVEMRIADLADVLRDSPAAFDLLLLDVDNGPGWLAAPGNAGLYDRAGVETCRDALRPGGVLAVWSPQPNPVFLEALRLVFPAVEEFDTTEIGKKLNEPGDTIYLAVRPH, translated from the coding sequence ATGTACGTCGGTTATACGGATATCGATTCCGAGGAAACACCCCTCGGTCTGTTGACCCTCCGCCGCTACGACGCCGAGAACGGCGACGTCGGCTACGAAATCCGCCTGGGCGGCAATTTTCTCATGGCCTCGCACGGCGCGCACAGCGAACAGGCCATGGCGCCCCTGGCCCACGAACGCCTGCAACGACCGGTCGAATCGCTCGCCGTGCTGGTCGGCGGCCTCGGCGCCGGGCACACCTTGCGCGCCATCCTGGCCTTGCCGGGCGTCACCCGAGTGGTGGTCGCCGAGATCGGCGCCAAGGTGGTCGAGTGGAACCGGCTCTATTTCCGCGAGGTCACCGGCGGCGCGGTGGACGATCCGCGCGTCGAGATGCGCATCGCCGACCTGGCCGACGTGCTGCGCGACAGTCCGGCGGCGTTTGATCTGCTGCTGCTGGACGTGGACAACGGGCCGGGCTGGCTGGCCGCGCCGGGCAACGCGGGATTGTACGACCGCGCCGGCGTGGAGACCTGCCGCGACGCGCTGCGCCCCGGCGGCGTGCTGGCCGTCTGGAGCCCGCAACCCAATCCCGTTTTTCTGGAAGCCCTACGGTTGGTTTTCCCGGCCGTCGAGGAATTCGACACCACCGAAATCGGCAAAAAGCTGAACGAGCCGGGCGATACGATCTACCTGGCGGTCCGCCCTCATTAA
- a CDS encoding glycosyltransferase, with amino-acid sequence MKRTVLVITSELPPLPGAPVAGGGLRVRGLVEALRGAGHQVLISLPAALADKHPDLPEEYRPYLHEPETLSRIVYEAMPQVVLVEQWGLASYLDPGLPMPLAIDLHGPLTLENAFKTGSNYLSDALTKIETLGRADLLLCPGRVQKAYFLAWFLMAGASPQCPPLALVPLGMPPALPARQPGERVRVVFGGLTWPWIDPFPGLRAAAEALAERGGELALFVGPPPVVADHPLYGGNRGQGKDYAAELAGLASVAWPGLKPHGELLENYAAATAAFDLYAPNAERELAITTRTLEYLWCGLPVIYGDYGELAGPIREAGAGWVLDPRDVAGVRAAVASLFDDPEETARKSQAAQRLVRERYTWDRVAGPLLAFVDNPVKRSPAPALIAGFRDYYRSESDRKIREGKEKIGELHEEMRRKAEIWEAQRRERETWFENELRKKETLLESWRDKAESLQSEVAAKLADQEKLAAEQTALLAQAETRFAALENAAEERRLHGLDLERENDRLRERLAQTESDLVERAAAGEAARGEAERQARHLGELSVEINRLRFENEKLTRELADARAIPFAKFRGKWARRAEVVLVKLPKLVWLFSVNLLTNGKQRLRSGRAAGEPTDRT; translated from the coding sequence ATGAAGCGCACGGTACTGGTCATTACGTCCGAATTGCCGCCGTTGCCCGGCGCGCCGGTGGCGGGCGGCGGACTGCGCGTTCGCGGGCTCGTCGAAGCCTTGCGCGGCGCGGGCCACCAGGTGCTGATCTCGCTGCCGGCGGCGCTGGCCGACAAGCACCCGGACCTGCCCGAGGAATATCGCCCCTACCTGCACGAACCCGAAACCCTGAGCCGGATCGTGTACGAGGCGATGCCGCAAGTGGTGCTGGTCGAGCAATGGGGATTGGCCAGCTACCTCGACCCCGGCCTGCCCATGCCGCTGGCGATCGACCTGCACGGGCCGCTCACGCTGGAAAACGCTTTCAAGACCGGCTCGAACTACTTGTCGGACGCGCTGACCAAGATCGAAACCCTCGGCCGCGCCGACCTGCTCCTGTGTCCGGGTCGTGTGCAGAAGGCTTACTTCCTGGCGTGGTTTCTCATGGCGGGCGCGTCGCCGCAATGTCCGCCGCTGGCGCTGGTGCCGCTGGGCATGCCGCCGGCGCTGCCGGCGCGGCAACCCGGCGAACGGGTGCGGGTCGTCTTCGGCGGCCTGACCTGGCCGTGGATCGATCCCTTTCCCGGGTTGCGCGCCGCGGCGGAAGCGCTGGCCGAGCGCGGCGGCGAACTGGCTCTGTTCGTCGGTCCACCGCCGGTCGTCGCCGATCATCCGCTTTACGGCGGCAACCGCGGGCAAGGCAAGGATTACGCGGCGGAGTTGGCCGGGCTGGCGAGCGTCGCCTGGCCCGGGCTCAAGCCGCACGGCGAGTTGCTCGAAAATTACGCGGCGGCGACGGCGGCCTTCGACCTTTACGCGCCCAACGCCGAGCGCGAATTGGCCATCACCACGCGGACGCTCGAATACCTGTGGTGCGGCCTGCCGGTGATTTACGGCGATTACGGCGAACTGGCCGGCCCGATCCGCGAGGCGGGCGCCGGCTGGGTGCTCGATCCGCGGGACGTCGCGGGTGTGCGCGCCGCGGTCGCTTCCCTCTTCGACGACCCCGAGGAAACGGCCCGCAAGAGCCAGGCCGCGCAAAGGCTGGTCCGCGAGCGATACACGTGGGATCGTGTCGCCGGCCCGCTGCTGGCGTTCGTCGATAACCCGGTGAAGCGATCGCCCGCGCCGGCGTTGATCGCGGGGTTCCGCGATTACTACCGTAGCGAGTCCGATCGAAAAATCCGCGAGGGCAAGGAAAAGATCGGCGAGTTGCACGAGGAAATGCGGCGTAAAGCCGAGATCTGGGAAGCACAACGCCGCGAGCGTGAAACCTGGTTCGAGAACGAACTGCGCAAGAAGGAAACGCTGCTCGAAAGCTGGCGCGACAAGGCCGAAAGCCTGCAAAGCGAGGTGGCCGCGAAACTGGCCGACCAGGAAAAGCTGGCCGCCGAACAGACCGCCTTGCTGGCGCAGGCCGAAACCCGCTTCGCCGCGCTGGAGAACGCGGCCGAGGAACGCCGGCTGCACGGGCTCGATCTGGAGCGCGAAAACGACCGGCTGCGCGAGCGGCTTGCCCAAACCGAAAGCGATCTGGTCGAACGCGCCGCCGCGGGCGAGGCGGCGCGCGGCGAGGCCGAGCGGCAAGCCAGGCACCTCGGCGAGCTGTCGGTCGAAATCAACCGGCTCCGCTTCGAAAACGAAAAGCTGACGCGCGAACTGGCCGACGCGCGGGCGATCCCCTTCGCCAAGTTTCGCGGCAAATGGGCGCGTCGCGCCGAGGTGGTACTCGTCAAACTGCCCAAGCTGGTCTGGCTCTTTTCGGTCAACCTGCTGACCAACGGCAAGCAACGGCTGCGTTCCGGCCGCGCCGCCGGCGAGCCGACGGACCGGACGTGA